The following proteins are co-located in the Triticum aestivum cultivar Chinese Spring chromosome 1A, IWGSC CS RefSeq v2.1, whole genome shotgun sequence genome:
- the LOC123070126 gene encoding protein tesmin/TSO1-like CXC 3, with amino-acid sequence MSAAVDSARKRCSCGSSKWQNLSTKCLNLKCGCFKAGVHCMHGRCKCKGCENNPYDLAYEGGKGCTCKSNKCKIMTCGCRERGARCTLECSCQGCENGKGTGGESADKSNAGPGGQGGTISSGEAVEPSSKRPKLK; translated from the exons ATGTCAGCTGCTGTAGATAGTGCACGGAAGAGGTGCAGCTGTGGCAGCTCCAAATGGCAGAACTTGAGCACCAAATGCCTGAACTT AAAGTGCGGTTGTTTCAAGGCTGGTGTGCATTGCATGCATGGGCGATGCAAGTGCAAGGGCTGCGAGAACAATCCGTATGACCTG GCCTATGAGGGTGGCAAGGGGTGCACGTGCAAATCCAACAAATGCAAAATCATGACCTGTGGTTGCCGGGAG CGCGGGGCCAGGTGCACCTTAGAATGCAGTTGCCAAGGGTGCGAAAATGGAAAAGGGACCGGAGGGG AATCAGCCGATAAGTCCAATGCTGGACCAGGCGGGCAGGGAGGTACCATCAGCAGCGGCGAGGCCGTCGAACCGTCCAGCAAACGGCCAAAACTCAAG TGA